The following proteins are encoded in a genomic region of Montipora foliosa isolate CH-2021 chromosome 8, ASM3666993v2, whole genome shotgun sequence:
- the LOC137968263 gene encoding uncharacterized protein, translating into MSQGGVSVEAEEIFSQSKKALDITLLGSEWNSLAGGLSTLNRELAIHLSQQPNVRVSVLVPEGACKDEEKKEAQNFGINVLDVGQQPGFSEPLDWLGFPPQDHTIDVVVGHGVKLGRQVNIIKRFPQFQNCKWVHMVHTAPEDLSKYKGYDNPTSRGEQKHWGEVDLCKYADLVVPVGPKLKKAYSSYLQGCKKVEDIFEIVPGVFNREFGDLVQQAKVESNDDFKVLLCGRGDEEDFELKGYDIAVKAFADQRLKGKRYYLLFVGAPDGKQDEVRRRLLNCGITDEQLTVRKFVQNRAKMKDLFCEVDLVIMPSKSEGFGLVALEGLSAGLPILVGSNSGFASALEEIDFGDTCIVCSNDPAEWAKKIESVRAKHKRRLREMTSLRDSYKETFCWKEQCGNLVEKLWKMVQESSTSEETAGEGLGEQQPIPIPMAVFQTDPKVMHQHSSIMECAATLFRENSKTSGKRKTSESNSEKDIFDMSVQKGVFPSKVKEEKVIPVYKRDDETEPDKNLKSLEETVNNELLKVSEWLNVNKLTLDTKKSNYAIFCPYQGISKCSS; encoded by the exons ATGTCACAAGGAGGAGTATCTGTAGAAGCAGAGGAGATTTTTTCCCAAAGCAAGAAAGCACTGGACATTACTCTTTTAGGGAGTGAATGGAATTCTTTGGCTGGGGGATTGTCAACATTAAACAGAGAGCTTGCAATTCATCTGTCACAACAGCCAAATGTTAGAGTTTCTGTGTTGGTCCCAGAGGGTGCTTGcaaagatgaagaaaaaaaggaagccCAAAATTTTGGGATCAATGTTCTTGATGTAGGGCAACAACCAGGCTTCAGTGAACCTCTTGACTGGTTGGGCTTCCCACCTCAAGATCACACAATAGATGTTGTTGTTGGCCATGGTGTGAAACTTGGCCGGCAAGTTAACATCATAAAACGTTTTCCACAATTCCAAAATTGTAAATGGGTGCACATGGTGCATACTGCTCCAGAAGACCTCAGCAAATATAAGGGTTATGATAATCCTACTTCAAGGGGTGAACAGAAGCACTGGGGTGAGGTTGATCTTTGCAAATATGCTGACCTTGTCGTTCCAGTGGGACCAAAACTTAAAAAGGCTTATTCTTCCTATTTGCAGGGGTGTAAGAAGgttgaagatatttttgaaatagttccaGGTGTATTTAATAGGGAATTTGGGGATTTAGTGCAACAGGCCAAAGTTGAGAGTAATGATGATTTCAAGGTGTTGTTGTGTGGACGTGGAGATGAGGAGGACTTTGAGCTGAAGGGATATGACATAGCTGTTAAGGCATTTGCTGATCAACGCCTGAAAGGAAAACGTTATTATCTTTTGTTTGTGGGTGCCCCTGATGGGAAGCAGGATGAGGTCAGAAGAAGACTTCTCAACTGTGGAATTACTGATGAACAGCTGACAGTGCGAAAATTTGTACAGAACCGTGCAAAAATGAAGGATCTCTTTTGTGAAGTTGACCTTGTCATCATGCCTTCAAAATCAGAGGGATTTGGTCTTGTAGCCCTTGAAGGTTTATCAGCTGGTTTACCAATTCTCGTAGGAAGTAATTCAGGATTTGCAAGCGCATTAGAAGAGATTGACTTTGGAGACACATGCATAGTTTGTTCAAATGATCCCGCTGAAtgggcaaaaaaaattgaaagtgtCAGAGCAAAACATAAAAGGCGGCTTCGTGAGATGACATCACTAAGAGACTCTTATAAGGAAACGTTCTGTTGGAAGGAACAGTGTGGAAATCTCGTGGAGAAACTGTGGAAAATGGTTCAAG AGAGCTCTACTTCTGAAGAAACAGCTGGAGAAGGTTTGGGTGAACAACAACCTATTCCAATCCCAATGGCAGTTTTCCAGACTGACCCAAAAGTAATGCATCAGCATTCTAGCATTATGGAATGTGCAGCTACCttattcagagaaaattcaaagACGTCAGGCAAAAGAAAGACTTCAGAATCCAATTCTGagaaag ACATATTTGATATGTCTGTGCAGAAAGGTGTCTTTCCATCCAAAGTGAAAGAGGAAAAAGTTATCCCTGTCTATAAACGCGATGATGAGACGGAACCTG ataaaaatttgaaatctCTTGAGGAAACTGTCAATAACGAATTGCTTAAAGTCTCTGAATGGCTAAATGTAAATAAACTAACCCTCGATACTAAGAAGTCAAATTATGCCATTTTCTGTCCTTATCAGG GTATCTCGAAGTGCTCTTCATAG